A single region of the Sceloporus undulatus isolate JIND9_A2432 ecotype Alabama unplaced genomic scaffold, SceUnd_v1.1 scaffold_24, whole genome shotgun sequence genome encodes:
- the LOC121917588 gene encoding histone H3.3A: MARTKQTARKSTGGKAPRKQLATKAARKSAPSTGGVKKPHRYRPGTVALREIRRYQKSTELLIRKLPFQRLVREIAQDFKTDLRFQSAAIGALQEASEAYLVGLFEDTNLCAIHAKRVTIMPKDIQLARRIRGERA, encoded by the exons ATGGCACGTACCAAGCAAACTGCCCGTAAGTCCACTGGAGGGAAAGCACCTCGAAAGCAGCTGGCCACTAAAGCAGCTCGAAAAAGCGCACCATCCACTGGGGGAGTGAAGAAACCTCATCGCTACAG GCCTGGCACTGTGGCACTGCGAGAGATCCGGCGGTACCAGAAATCCACAGAGTTGCTGATCCGCAAGTTGCCATTCCAGCGCTTGGTCCGTGAAATTGCTCAGGACTTTAAGACAGACCTGCGGTTCCAGAGTGCTGCCATTGGAGCCCTGCAG GAAGCCAGCGAGGCGTATCTTGTGGGTCTGTTTGAAGACACCAACCTGTGTGCCATTCATGCCAAGCGGGTCACCATCATGCCAAAAGACATACAGCTGGCCCGCCGCATCCGTGGCGAACGGGCTTAA